The genomic segment CCGGTCTTCACCGCTACCGCGATTCGGTCTGCCTCGTCCAGGCGGCGCGAAAGGGGAAGATATACGTAATAGACCCGCTCGCAAAGGGCGCGGACATCACCCCCCTCGGGGCCATACTGGCCGACCCCTCGACGAGGAAGGTTTTTCACGGCTGCGATTATGACGTGCGGCTCCTCAAAAGGGATTACGGTTTTACCTTCCGCTCCATCTTCGACACCATGATCGCCTCGCAGTTTCTGGGAAGAAAAGCCATCGGCCTCGCCGCCCTCCTGATGGAGGAGTTCGGGGTTCTGGCGGACAAGAAATTCCAGAAGGCGGACTGGTCCGCGAGGCCGATAAGCGAGGGGATGCTGGCCTACGCCGCCCTCGACGTGGCCTACCTCGAAGAGCTTGCAGACAGGCTGGAGCGCGCGCTCACCGAGGCCGGAAGGCTGGAGTGGGCGAAAGAGGAATTCGCCCTCCTCGAAAACGCCGAGCCCTCGCCCCTTTCGCCCCCTTCCGCCCTCGAAGCGAAGGGCGCGGGAAAGTTCACCCCCCGCCAGTGCGCGGTGCTTCAGGCGCTGCTCGACCTTCGCGACAGGACGGCGCAAAAGTGGGACCGCCCGCCCTTCAAGGTTCTGCCGGGCGACCTCCTTCTGACCTGGGCGGTGACGCCGCCGAAAAGCAAAAAAGAGCTTTTCGAGACGAAGGGGGCTTCCGAGAGGATTCTGGGGAGGCTTTCGGGCGAACTCATGGAAGCGATCGAGACCGCGCTGGCCCTCCCCCCCGGCGAATGCCCGGTGAGGGAGGAGGCTCCCCGGTTCCCCCCGATGACCGGAGAGGAAAAGGAGCGGCTGGCGAAGCTCAAGGCGGTAAGGACGAAGAGATCGGAGGAGCTCCTCATCGATCCCGGCCTTCTCGTTAACACCGCCACCCTTGAAAAGGTAGCGAGGGCCGAGCCCGGAACCGAGGGTGCGCTTCTCAACTCCCTGCTTAAAAACTGGCAGAAGGAGGCGGTTGGAAGCGCACTGGCCGCCTTGACAGAAGCGGCCGTATCCTCGTAACTTGGGAGGCCAATCCAAACTTTCGGAGGGTAAATGGGGAAGGTTGAAGAACTTCTGAAAAATTCGCGGGAGAAGATCGACGAACTGGACGGGATGATCCTCAGGCTCCTAGCCGACAGGGCCGCTGTGGTGGCCG from the bacterium genome contains:
- a CDS encoding ribonuclease D, which gives rise to MTLPQYSYVSTPGDISFAFAELAGGGTVALDLEAAGLHRYRDSVCLVQAARKGKIYVIDPLAKGADITPLGAILADPSTRKVFHGCDYDVRLLKRDYGFTFRSIFDTMIASQFLGRKAIGLAALLMEEFGVLADKKFQKADWSARPISEGMLAYAALDVAYLEELADRLERALTEAGRLEWAKEEFALLENAEPSPLSPPSALEAKGAGKFTPRQCAVLQALLDLRDRTAQKWDRPPFKVLPGDLLLTWAVTPPKSKKELFETKGASERILGRLSGELMEAIETALALPPGECPVREEAPRFPPMTGEEKERLAKLKAVRTKRSEELLIDPGLLVNTATLEKVARAEPGTEGALLNSLLKNWQKEAVGSALAALTEAAVSS